GAAGCAGGTGCTGGGGCCCATGGGATCATAGGTGGCACAACTGGGTGGGCCTGCGGGAAGCAGGAAGTGAAGGtgcctccctccctcacctctcCTGCTATAGGTTGGCTTCCTGAAGATCCTGCACAGGTATGAGATTACCTTCACTCTGCCCCCAGTACACAGGCTGAGCAAGGATGTCCGCGAGGCACCTGTCCCCAGCCTGCACCTCAAGCTCCTCAGCGTGGTGCCCGTCCCTGAAGGTGCGTCCCCTCCTCCAGCAGGGCCTGGATAGGCATgggagtgagaacatggggtgctCCCTTACCCCCAACTAGGGTGGATGGGCAGCTCAGCAAGTCGGGGATGTGGCACCTCTTTGTGAGCTTGCAGTGTGGCAGCATGGCAGGTCCCACACTCCACGCCTTGCTCCCTGTCCTGAACAGAAGTCCATGAGCTCATACTTGCCTGTACCTGCCCATGGTGTGATGGTTACCTCCATGGGGCAGTAACCAAGATGGGAGCTGCTGAGGAACTGGTTTGAAGCCTCcagccctccctcctgcctccctaaCCCTCTAGAAAAACCTGCTGGAGCTACACACACCGTGTGGATAACTCCTAGCACCCACCAGTCCCAGACCTTGGGTTTCAGGCTGCTGTTCCTATCAGGCTCACTTCAGGCCCTGCCCCACGCCCCATTCCCAGCCTGGCAGAGGCTAGGGTGTCAGTTTCGTGGAGCTCCAGCTTCAGTTTCATGTCCCCGTCACCAGCCTCCTCATGACCTTGCCCTTCAATGGACTGACACCCCTCAGGCCTTTACCTCTTGCCATCTGATCTGCTCCCCTCACTGCCCTGCCCCCCTCACTCCTCATCACCgcctctccctgccttccttttgGGAGAAAACAGCCAGCCCTTCTTTTGGAGGCCTGAATTGGACCCTACTTCATTCACTCTTGGAGCCACATTGGGGTGGCCCACAGGCTGGAGGCATGTCCAGCTCACTGAAGAATGGGTTTTTGAGACCTGTGCACCCCTGCTAGGGGGAATGGGTCTCTGGGCTCTAGAAGGGCCATCCCTGCCCCTTTCTTGGGAGGCGGCTTAGCATGTAGCCCCCCCCATGGTGGTGGGTAGGGGCCAGTGAGTGCCAGGGGCAGGATCGGGAGGCTAGGGGAGGTGCTGACCAATTGCCCCTGTCCCCGGGCAGGTTATAGTGTCAAGTGCGAGTACTCGGCGCACAAAGAGGGCGTCCTCAAAGAGGAGATACTGCTAGCCTGCGAAGGTGGCACTGGCACCTGTGTGCGCGTGACGGTGCAGGCCCGCGTCATGGGTGAGAGTGTGAGGCTCCTGGTTGGAGGAGGGATGCACAAGCTCGACTGCAAGGGTTTCTGTCCTCAGGGAACCAGGGCTGAACAAGGGATCCTTGCCCGGCTCGGGGGTTCTCAACCTCCTTGGCGGGTCCCTACCTCCAGCTGATCcctgagggaaggggaggggtcGCCTTAGTGGGCCGCATGGGTGGGGCCAGGGGCCAGCATGGCACTGACTTGCACCCTGCCTTGCAGACCGGCACCACGGCACGCCCATGCTGCTGGATGGTGTCAAGTGCGTGGGCGCCGAGCTGGAATACGACTCAGAGCACAGCGACTGGCACGGCTTTGACTGAGGCCCGAGGCCCCGCCTGCCCCGGGCCCCTCAGCCTTAAACCCCGCCTTGTCCCCCCGACATGCTGCGTGATGGTGTGGCTTCCTCACCCCTCTCTGGGGTGGGCGTGGGGGTGGAGTGGCCTTGCCCACgcctctcacctctgccttcaTTTGTGCTGCCACCCTGCCCCTCCCGCATCCTCCTCTCCCACTTCCTCCTCTCcgtgtgcctcagtctcctgccaGAAGAAATGGGTTGAGCCCGAAAGGAGGCTGtctgaggaagggagagggagggcctGGGGTGggttccccactccccaccccaagcCACAGGGGCTCCAACCAGGGTCTGGGAGAGGATGGAGCTGGCTCTGTGACGTCGTGGCCCCattactgctgctgctgccttgCTTCAGCCACCTCTCCTGCCCCTCCCTAGTCCCCACTGCTGTCCACCATGAGTAGGAGGGAGGTGCAGTCCCCAGCCCCCCCCCCCTCAGGTCTGTGTTACTTGGTTTTTAAGCGACTGGTTGGGATAGaacctta
This window of the Pongo abelii isolate AG06213 chromosome 21, NHGRI_mPonAbe1-v2.0_pri, whole genome shotgun sequence genome carries:
- the ADISSP gene encoding adipose-secreted signaling protein: MAAVNKGNKPRVRSIRFAAGHDAEGSHSHVHFDEKLHDSVVMVTQESDSSFLVKVGFLKILHRYEITFTLPPVHRLSKDVREAPVPSLHLKLLSVVPVPEGYSVKCEYSAHKEGVLKEEILLACEGGTGTCVRVTVQARVMDRHHGTPMLLDGVKCVGAELEYDSEHSDWHGFD